From the genome of Triticum aestivum cultivar Chinese Spring chromosome 3B, IWGSC CS RefSeq v2.1, whole genome shotgun sequence, one region includes:
- the LOC123072658 gene encoding probable glutathione S-transferase: MSEPVKVLSAFGSIYGHRPEVALRIKGIPYELLLEDLPNNKSELLLTCNPVHKLVPVLIIVTRSICESLIIVEYIDEAFEGPPLLPADPYERATARFWAQFIDQKFARPFWMSICRADGDKKEEGEFFKEAKANLLLLEGQLKGKRFFGGDSIGLVDIAASGLARWLQAFEEFPVLHRWAKAYAGDERAKECLPNMDELVSKFTAVRKKLQAMAEVQK, translated from the exons ATGAGTGAGCCGGTGAAGGTCCTGAGCGCTTTCGGCAGCATATACGGCCATCGTCCAGAGGTGGCCCTGAGGATCAAGGGCATACCTTATGAGCTGCTCCTCGAAGACCTTCCCAACAACAAGAGCGAGCTGCTGCTGACGTGCAACCCCGTCCACAAACTGGTCCCCGTGCTCATCATCGT AACAAGATCTATCTGTGAGTCGCTCATCATTGTCGAGTACATCGACGAGGCCTTCGAggggccgccgctgctgccggccGACCCCTACGAGAGGGCCACGGCCCGTTTCTGGGCGCAGTTCATCGACCAAAAG TTTGCTAGGCCGTTCTGGATGTCGATATGTAGGGCGGATGGTgacaagaaggaggagggggaattCTTCAAGGAGGCCAAGGCAAATCTGCTGCTTCTCGAGGGGCAGCTCAAGGGGAAGAGGTTCTTTGGAGGCGACTCCATTGGCCTCGTGGACATAGCTGCCAGTGGGTTGGCTCGCTGGCTCCAAGCCTTCGAGGAGTTCCCTGTTCTGCACCGGTGGGCGAAAGCATATGCCGGCGACGAGCGTGCTAAGGAGTGCCTGCCAAACATGGATGAACTGGTTTCCAAGTTCACTGCAGTGAGGAAGAAGTTGCAAGCAATGGCAGAGGTTCAGAAGTGA
- the LOC123072657 gene encoding glucan endo-1,3-beta-glucosidase GV — protein MGAVHGVCYGMVGDNLPPRSDVVQLYKSRNIHAMRIYNPDQEALAALRGSGIFLILDVGGLDEVQRLARDPSHAASWVRSNVQAYYPDVLIRYIAVGNEVPAGDTGVILPAMQNVHNALASANLSSSIKVSTAVRFDVITNSFPPSSGVFRDPSGLVPIARFLDRTGAPFLANVYPYFAYKDDRGQNIRLNYATFQPGTTVRDNGNGLTYTSLFDAMVDSIYAALEKAGTPNVRVVVSESGWPSAGGFGASVDNARNYNQGLIDHIRNGTPKRPGAIETYIFAMFNENKKPGDEVERNFGLFFPNKQPVYPTTFPN, from the exons ATGGGAG CCGTGCATGGTGTGTGCTACGGAATGGTCGGCGACAACCTGCCCCCGCGGAGCGACGTCGTGCAACTGTACAAGTCCCGGAATATCCACGCCATGCGCATCTACAACCCGGACCAGGAGGCTCTTGCAGCCCTCCGCGGAAGTGGCATCTTCCTCATCCTCGATGTCGGTGGGCTCGACGAGGTCCAACGCCTCGCCCGCGACCCGTCACATGCCGCCAGCTGGGTCCGGAGCAACGTCCAGGCCTACTACCCGGACGTCCTCATCCGGTACATCGCCGTTGGCAACGAGGTCCCCGCCGGCGACACGGGCGTCATCCTCCCCGCCATGCAGAACGTGCACAATGCCCTGGCGTCCGCCAACCTCTCCAGCAGCATCAAGGTGTCAACGGCGGTGAGGTTCGACGTGATCACCAACTCCTTCCCGCCCTCCAGCGGCGTGTTCAGGGACCCTTCTGGCTTGGTGCCCATCGCGCGGTTCCTGGACCGCACCGGCGCCCCATTCCTTGCCAACGTCTACCCCTACTTCGCTTACAAGGACGACCGTGGCCAGAACATCAGGCTCAACTATGCGACGTTCCAGCCGGGCACCACGGTGAGGGACAACGGCAACGGGCTGACCTACACCAGCCTCTTCGACGCGATGGTCGACTCCATCTACGCCGCGCTGGAGAAGGCCGGCACGCCCAACGTCAGAGTGGTGGTGTCGGAGAGCGGGTGGCCGTCGGCGGGCGGGTTCGGGGCATCGGTGGACAATGCGCGGAACTACAACCAGGGCCTCATCGACCACATCCGTAACGGCACGCCGAAACGGCCAGGGGCGATCGAGACGTACATATTCGCCATGTTTAACGAGAACAAGAAGCCAGGGGATGAGGTCGAGAGGAACTTCGGGCTCTTCTTCCCCAACAAGCAGCCTGTCTACCCGACCACCTTCCCCAATTAA